The sequence below is a genomic window from Chthoniobacterales bacterium.
CACCTACAAGTGCGCCATCCAGAGCTCGAACGGCGGCAAGGACACCTCCGGCACGTATAACTGCGGTACCGTTTGGAAAATGGAAAACAACGTCTGGATGGCCATCTTCCACACCAACGCCAAAGCCGAGACGGCGAAGTAGGATTTTAGATTTAGGATTGCAGATTGCGGATTCCTGCGGCGGGGGTCTGTTGCCCCCTCGTGCCCAAAGGCTGCGGGGTGAAGGTCGCGAAGAGTGCGCTTCGCGCGTCCAGGGGCAATTTGATTGCCGGCGTCCCAATCTGAAATCTGAATTCGGCAATCTGCAATTTCCCAATTTTCCTTTTTACTTCTTACTTCTTCCTTCTTACTTTCCCCCATAGCGGGGGAGCCGAATTGGCTGAGACGTCCTGGACGAACCCCTTGAACCTGATGCGGGTAATTCCGCCGAAGGGAGCGAGGCAATAGTAGGATTTTTCAGCCATGCGTTTCCCGCGCATGGCATTTTTTTTTATGGACAATGGTTCTGATCTTGTAGGGCAAGCGCACCGCTTGCCGTCCGAAGAAACGGGGCAGGCGGAGCGCCCGCCCTACAATTCGAAAAAAGTCTACTTCCCCGGCTCGCTCCATCCCGACATTCGCGTTCCGTTCCGCGAAATCTCCCTCGCCCCGACCAAGACCATCTCCGGCGAAATCGAAGTCAACGAACCCGTCCGCGTTTACGATACCAGCGGCCCCTGGGGCGACGAAGCCGTTGCGCTTAATGTCGAGCAAGGTCTGCCACCGTTGCGCGAAAACTGGATCCGCGCCCGCGGCGATGTGGAAGAGATCGACGGCCGGGCCGTAATGCCCATCGACGACGGATACCTTTCCGCGAAGCACGCCGCTATCGCCGCGGAACGTCCAACGTCCAACGCCAAACGTCCAACGTCCAACTCAAACGGGAGCAACGGCAGTTCGTCATTCGTCATTCGTCATTCGTCATTCAGTGCGCGCCGGCCGCTTCGCGCCAAATCCGGCGCCGTTACTCAACTCGCTTACGCTCGCCGCGGGATCATCACTCCTGAGATGGAGTTCATCGCCATCCGCGAAAACGGCCGGCTCTCAACTCCCAACTATCCCTTCGACTCCCGCTCAGGGCCTGAGCCTGTCGAACGGCAACTCTCGACTGAGCGAAATTCCCTCGCGCACCAGCACATCGGCCACTCCTTCGGCGCGAGCGTTCCCAGCGAGATCACCGCAGAATTTGTCCGCTCCGAAGTCGCGCGAGGGCGCGCCATCATCCCTGCCAACATCAACCACCCCGAATCCGAGCCGATGATCATCGGCCGCAATTTCCTGGTAAAGATCAACGCCAACATCGGCAACAGCGCCGTCGCTTCCTCGATCGAGGAAGAAGTCGAGAAAATGCGCTGGGCCACCAAATGGGGCGCCGACACCGTGATGGACCTCTCCACCGGCAAAAACATCCACGCCACCCGCGAATGGATCATTCGCAATTCGCCCGTGCCCATCGGCACCGTGCCGATTTATCAGGCGCTCGAAAAAGTCGGCGGCCGCGCCGAGGAACTGACCTGGGAAATTTATCGCGACACCCTGATCGAACAGGCGGAGCAGGGGGTTGATTACTTCACCGTCCACGCCGGCGTCCTTCTCCGCTACATCCCGATGACCGCGCGCCGCGCCACCGGCATCGTCTCTCGTGGCGGCTCCATCATGGCCAAATGGTGCCTCGCCCATCACCAGGAAAGTTTTCTCTACACCTATTGGGACGAAATCTGCGAGATCATGGCCGCCTACGACGTCAGCTTTTCCATCGGCGATGGTCTCCGGCCCGGCTCCATTGCCGACGCGAACGACGAAGCGCAGTTCGCCGAGCTCTACACCCAGGGCGAGCTGACCCAGCGCGCCTGGAAACAGCACGTGCAGGTGATGAACGAAGGTCCCGGCCACGTCCCCATGCACATGATCAAGGAGAACATGGAGAAACAACTCGAATGGTGCGCCGAAGCGCCCTTCTACACTCTCGGCCCGCTCACCACCGACATCGCGCCCGGCTACGACCACATCACCAGCGCCATCGGCGCCGCCATGATCGGCTGGTACGGTTGCGCCATGCTTTGCTACGTCACCCCGAAGGAACACCTCGGGTTGCCGAACAAGAAAGACGTCAAAGACGGCGTGATCGCCTACAAGATCGCCGCCCACGCCGCCGATCTCGCCAAAAGCCATCCCGGCGCCCAGTACCGCGACAATGCAATCTCGAAGGCCCGCTTCGAGTTCAGGTGGGAAGATCAGTTCAACCTGAGCCTCGATCCTGAAACGGCCAGAGAGTTTCATGATGAAACTCTCCCCCAAGAGGGAGCGAAAACGGCTCATTTTTGCAGCATGTGTGGACCTCATTTTTGTTCAATGAAAATTACCGAAGATGTTCGCCGGTACGCAGCCGAGCAAAGTTTAACGGAGGACGACGCAATTAAGCGTGGTTTCGAAGAGAAATCGGCGGAGTTCGCGAAGACCGGCGAAGTTTATCAAAAAGTGTGATGCGCATTTCCATGAACACGCGTTTGAGCGGGAGCGCGCGGGTAGACCGCACGGATGTGCTGCCTTCAGGTAAGCTTCGCGGGCTGACGAAGCTTATCAAAATCACTGAGGACGTGCGCAAATATGCTGCCGAGCACGGTATGTTGGACCAAGAGGGGTTAGCGAAAGGAATGGCCGAAAAAGCCGCTACGTTCCGCGCGAGCGGCGCCGAACTCTACGTAGCCGACAAGTAGCTCCTTGTGGAACCCAAACGTCCTTCTTTGCAGCGTGAGTTGCAAATTCGTGCGGATTCTGATGCCGC
It includes:
- the thiC gene encoding phosphomethylpyrimidine synthase ThiC, translating into MPSEETGQAERPPYNSKKVYFPGSLHPDIRVPFREISLAPTKTISGEIEVNEPVRVYDTSGPWGDEAVALNVEQGLPPLRENWIRARGDVEEIDGRAVMPIDDGYLSAKHAAIAAERPTSNAKRPTSNSNGSNGSSSFVIRHSSFSARRPLRAKSGAVTQLAYARRGIITPEMEFIAIRENGRLSTPNYPFDSRSGPEPVERQLSTERNSLAHQHIGHSFGASVPSEITAEFVRSEVARGRAIIPANINHPESEPMIIGRNFLVKINANIGNSAVASSIEEEVEKMRWATKWGADTVMDLSTGKNIHATREWIIRNSPVPIGTVPIYQALEKVGGRAEELTWEIYRDTLIEQAEQGVDYFTVHAGVLLRYIPMTARRATGIVSRGGSIMAKWCLAHHQESFLYTYWDEICEIMAAYDVSFSIGDGLRPGSIADANDEAQFAELYTQGELTQRAWKQHVQVMNEGPGHVPMHMIKENMEKQLEWCAEAPFYTLGPLTTDIAPGYDHITSAIGAAMIGWYGCAMLCYVTPKEHLGLPNKKDVKDGVIAYKIAAHAADLAKSHPGAQYRDNAISKARFEFRWEDQFNLSLDPETAREFHDETLPQEGAKTAHFCSMCGPHFCSMKITEDVRRYAAEQSLTEDDAIKRGFEEKSAEFAKTGEVYQKV